A genomic segment from Panulirus ornatus isolate Po-2019 chromosome 7, ASM3632096v1, whole genome shotgun sequence encodes:
- the LOC139749282 gene encoding LOW QUALITY PROTEIN: uncharacterized protein (The sequence of the model RefSeq protein was modified relative to this genomic sequence to represent the inferred CDS: deleted 2 bases in 1 codon; substituted 2 bases at 2 genomic stop codons), which yields MDEQLMXERTLAKRKFTRKVNLLKDAQGRDDRLEVLRGIYDDDKIQTHAIIAKVTKKDKASINEMHKLRMQRLTPPHFDGKIRDYPTFCKDYERLMKSVYEDDPYVLRSCLSGEALEVVHGVDDSFDSMMKRLDARYGNPARLVQSVLNDIKTLKPIPEDSPRKFMDMVSIVERASLDLEKVNLSEEMNTVTMVSHIEKILPPMQKREWTKICXLKDKSKMFEELLKYLLKEKQALEYMNDDIRATNPNSKVHKSLCVECGRGHHQILHRCFGKEQGYINSSLLPKRGTLLIISSVYGNTRPITTLWDSGSNTSLITDRMAKFMGLKGRSINLAVTKVGNDYHNFETLEYDVPLNDFQGQTHVIKACGNSEITSETGQVDMGSVADLLGVQAKNIERPYGNIDLLIAADYCKLFPSVVKTVGNLQLLWGPFGYCIRGSHPRLKVKGVDSAHVLVRINHIAACTVNDLVLESKASVTRRLEDFSVENLGTCCIPKCGNCKCGKCPLGSNKYCLKEERELSLITQGLIHDSKTSQWTASYPWIKSPKTLPNNFTACMGRLRPTEKRLAKRGVAYAKEYSDQISDMVERGVARKLTTDESKDYQGPIHYIPHHEILRPDSKSTPITIVFNYSAFYMRHVLHDYYAKGPDMLCDLFGILLRFLQSPVAILEDISKMYNSVLLSEPDKMAHRFLWRDMNTTREPDHYCLQTVTFGDRPSGVIAMTALHKTAEMFKDKYPETVAMIINNSYVDDILHSCESAEEALKRMKTTEEILKRGGFQMKQWVMSGSHDMTEDSKIIATEVEKLLGMIWKPKKDQFSYKVRSNFSTKRKIRTGPDLTVEEIVQKIPKQLTKRMILSQVVSLYHHLGLATPFTIRCKLLMRHLITRKQECKADEQLGWDEPIPDEMHVHWFNLFQDMYALEDLKFRRYIKPDNALGNPTLVIYADASNIAYSTCAYIRFELKDGTLSAQLLAAKSRIAPIRQITTPKLELCAAVLSARLRKVIEKETSFVFDRFTRLYITYLHNSDHGGIDLTLAKLQSRFWVPRSRKVIKSVKEKCVICKRLNQVVIGQKMGQLPERRLKPSPAFFNTSLDLFGPLMIRDTVKRRTRAKAYGVIFTCLASRAVHIDLMEGYDIQSFLNTFRQFVSMRGFPHTMHSDMGTQLMAANKDIRNMTEKWNINQISQIGLHQGMTWSFNNSSNAPWQNGACESLIKTVKRLSVTVVGENVLSFAELQSVLYEVANMLNKRPIGLKPGYDISLGAYLCPNDLLLGRASNKVPSGPMVETIDTRKRFSLVQSWT from the exons atggatgaacagctgatgtAGGAGCGGACCCTCGCCAAACGCAAGTTTACTAGGAAGGTCAACTTGTTAAAGGATGCGCAAGGCCGGGATGACCGCTTGGAAGTGTTACGAGGTATTTATGATGAC GACAAAATTCAGACTCATGCAATAATAGCTAAAGTAACAAAGAAAGACAAAGCCAGTATTAACGAAATGCACAAATTGAGAATGCAGCGGTTAACCCCACCACATTTTGATGGCAAGATTCGTGATTATCCCACATTCTGTAAAGACTAtgaaagattaatgaaatcaGTATATGAAGATGATCCATATGTGTTGCGATCCTGTCTGTCGGGGGAGGCATTGGAGGTAGTTCACGGGGTGGATGACTCTTTTGATTCCATGATGAAAAGGTTGGATGCCAGGTATGGCAATCCAGCAAGACTAGTGCAGTCAGTCTTGAATGACATAAAGACATTAAAACCAATACCCGAGGACAGTCCACGGAAATTCATGGATATGgtgagcatagttgagagagcctCTTTAGATTTAGAGAAAGTTAATTTGTCTGAAGAGATGAATACTGTTACTATGGTCAGTCATATAGAAAAGATTCTCCCACCAATGCAGAAAAGAGAGTGGACTAAAATTTGCTAA CTAAAGgataaaagtaaaatgtttgaggagttACTGAAATATTTGTTGAAAGAGAAACAAGCACTAGAATACATGAATGATGACATTAGGGCAACTAACCCTAATAGTAAAGTGCAT AAATCTTTATGTGTTGAATGTGGGAGAGGCCACCATCAGATTCTCCATAGATGTTTTGGTAAAGAGCAGGGATACATAAACAGCAGTTTGTTACCAAAAAGGGGCACTTTGTTAATAATAAGTTCAGTTTATGGTAACACACGACCCATAACTACCCTCTGGGACTCTGGTAGCAATACGTCACTCATAACAGATCGTATGGCAAAATTTATGGGCTTAAAAGGGAGAAGCATAAATTTGGCTGTTACTAAAGTAGGAAATGACTATCACAATTTTGAAACATTGGAATATGATGTTCCTCTTAATGATTTTCAAGGCCAAACTCATGTAATCAAAGCTTGTGGAAACTCAGAAATTACCTCAGAAACAGGACAGGTGGATATGGGTAGCGTGGCAGATTTACTAGGAGTACAAGCTAAGAACATTGAACGTCCATATGGCAATATTGATCTATTGATCGCCGCTGATTACTGCAAATTATTCCCATCTGTGGTTAAAACTGTAGGTAACCTCCAACTATTGTGGGGACCATTTGGATACTGTATTAGAGGTTCGCACCCTAGATTAAAGGTGAAAGGTGTCGACTCTGCTCATGTTCTTGTTAGGATTAATCACATTGCTGCATGTACGGTAAATGATTTAGTTCTTGAATCAAAAGCCAGTGTTACGAGAAGGCTTGAAGACTTCTCTGTAGAAAATCTGGGGACATGTTGCATTCCAAAATGTGGCAACTGCAAATGTGGAAAGTGTCCCCTTGGAAGTAACAAATATTGTCttaaagaagaaagggaattgtcTCTAATAACACAAGGTTTAATACATGACTCAAAAACAAGTCAATGGACAGCGTCCTATCCATGGATAAAATCGCCAAAGACCTTGCCAAATAACTTCACAGCCTGCATGGGCAGACTTAGACCTACAGAAAAGAGATTAGCAAAAAGAGGAGTTGCATATGCAAAGGAATATAGTGATCAGATCAGTGACATGGTGGAGCGAGGTGTAGCTCGAAAATTGACTACAGATGAAAGCAAGGACTATCAGGGCCCAATACACTACATCCCtcatcatgaaatattaagaCCAGACTCTAAATCCACTCCTATCACAATAGTGTTTAATTATTCTGCCTTCTACATGCGACACGTCTTGCATGACTATTATGCCAAGGGGCCTGATATGCTGTGTGATCTTTTTGGCATATTGCTTAGGTTTCTTCAGAGTCCGGTAGCAATTCTAGAAGATATCAGTAAAATGTATAATTCTGTACTCCTCTCTGAACCGGATAAAATGGCCCACCGGTTCTTGTGGCGAGATATGAACACTACCAGGGAGCCTGACCATTATTGTTTACAGACGGTAACTTTCGGTGATAGACCCAGTGGAGTGATTGCCATGACAGCCCTCCATAAAACTGCCGAAATGTTCAAAGACAAGTACCCGGAAACAGTTGCCATGATCATTAATAACTCGTATGTGGATGACAttcttcattcatgtgaaagtgcaGAGGAAGCCCTTAAAAGAATGAAAACGACCGAAGAGATCCTTAAAAGAGGAGGATTCCAGATGAAACAATGGGTAATGTCTGGAAGTCATGATATGACAGAAGATTCTAAGATAATTGCTACTGAGGTTGAAAAGTTACTAGGGATGATTTGGAAACCAAAGAAAGATCAATTCTCTTACAAAGTAAGGAGTAACTTTTCTACAAAACGCAAGATCCGCACTGGTCCTGACCTAACAGtagaggaaatagtgcaaaagatACCCAAACAACTGACAAAAAGGATGATCCTAAGTCAAGTGGTGTCACTATACCACCATCTAGGCCTTGCTACACCTTTCACGATACGATGTAAGCTATTAATGAGACATCTCATAACAAGAAAACAAGAATGCAAAGCTGATGAGCAACTGGGTTGGGATGAACCAATCCCTGATGAAATGCATGTGCACTGGTTTAATTTGTTCCAAGATATGTATGCCTTGGAGGATCTAAAATTTAGGCGATATATAAAGCCTGATAATGCACTTGGTAACCCCACACTTGTCATTTATGCCGATGCCAGCAATATTGCATATTCTACATGTGCATACATTCGCTTTGAACTGAAAGATGGCACACTTTCTGCTCAATTACTCGCAGCCAAGAGTCGAATTGCTCCCATTCGGCAAATAACTACTCCGAAACTGGAGCTTTGTGCAGCAGTATTGTCTGCTAGGTTACGGAaggtaatagaaaaagaaacaagttttgTGTTCGATAGG TTTACCAGACTATACATCACTTACTTACACAACTCTGATCACGGGGGTATAGACCTCACCTTAGCTAAACTTCAAAGTAGGTTTTGGGTACCTAGATCACGAAAGGTGATCAAATCGGTAAAGGAAAAGTGTGTAATATGCAAAAGGTTAAACCAAGTTGTGATAGGACAGAAAATGGGGCAGCTCCCCGAGAGAAGACTCAAACCATCACCTGCATTCTTCAATACCTCCTTGGACTTGTTTGGCCCATTAATGATAAGAGACACTGTAAAACGGAGAACTAGGGCCAAGGCTTATGGAGTGATATTTACATGCCTAGCGAGTCGTGCAGTCCATATTGATCTGATGGAAGGATATGACATACAGAGTTTCTTGAATACATTTCGTCAGTTTGTTTCCATGCGGGGTTTTCCTCACACCATGCATTCAGACATGGGAACACAGTTAATGGCTGCCAATAAGGATATCAGGAATATGACTGAAAAATGGAACATTAACCAAATATCTCAAATCGGGCTTCATCAAGGTATGACATGGTCATTTAACAACTCGTCGAATGCACCCTGGCAAAATGGTGCATGCGAATCTCTGATTAAGACGGTGAAACGGCTGTCTGTTACAGTAGTGGGCGAAAATGTACTAAGCTTCGCCGAACTACAAAGTGTGTTATATGAGGTAGCAAATATGTTGAATAAACGCCCAATCGGACTGAAACCTGGATACGATATATCTTTGGGTGCTTACTTGTGCCCTAACGATCTACTGCTTGGTCGTGCAAGCAACAAGGTACCAAGTGGGCCCATGGTGGAAACGATTGACACAAGGAAGCGTTTCAGTCTTGTACAAA GTTGGACCTAG
- the LOC139749284 gene encoding uncharacterized protein has translation MTQKQVNGQRPIHGLNRQRPSPNYFTACMGRLRATEKTLPKGGVAYAKEYSDQISDMVERGVARKLTTDEIKDYQGPVHYIPHHEILRPDSKSTPIRIVFNSSASYMGHVLNDYYAKGPDMLCDLFGILLRFRQSPVAIVGDISKMYNSVLLSEEDKMIHQFLWRDMNNTREPDHYCLQTVTFGDRPIGVIAITAFHKTAEMFKDKYPETADMIINNSYVDDILHSCESAEETLERMKTTEEFLKRGGFQTKQWVMSGSHDMTEVPKIIATEVGKVLGMIWEPKKDQFSYKPDNALGNPTLVIYADASNIAYSTCACIRFELKDGTFSAQLHEAKSQIAPIQQITTPRLELSAAVLSARLRKVTEKETSFVFDRFYPFTQLDTYITDIEKTKIQAHAIIAKVTKKDKASVNEMHKLRMQRLTPPHFDGKIRDFPTFCKDYERLNEISI, from the exons ATGACTCAAAAACAAGTCAATGGACAGCGTCCTATCCATGGATTAAATCGCCAAAGACCATCGCCAAATTACTTCACAGCCTGCATGGGCAGACTTAGAGCTACAGAAAAGACATTACCAAAAGGAGGAGTTGCATATGCAAAGGAATATAGTGATCAGATCAGTGACATGGTGGAGCGAGGTGTAGCTCGAAAATTGACTACAGATGAAATCAAGGACTATCAGGGTCCAGTACACTACATCCCtcatcatgaaatattaagaccagactctaaatccactcccatcagAATAGTGTTTAATTCTTCTGCCTCATACATGGGACACGTCTTGAATGACTATTATGCCAAGGGGCCTGATATGCTGTGTGATCTTTTTGGCATATTGCTTAGATTTCGTCAGAGTCCGGTAGCAATTGTGGGAGATATCAGTAAAATGTATAATTCTGTACTCCTCTCTGAAGAGGATAAAATGATCCACCAGTTCTTGTGGCGAGATATGAACAATACTAGGGAGCCTGACCATTACTGTTTACAGACGGTAACTTTCGGTGACAGACCCATTGGAGTAATTGCCATAACAGCCTTCCATAAAACTGCCGAAATGTTCAAAGACAAGTACCCGGAAACAGCTGACATGATCATTAATAACTCGTATGTGGATGACAttcttcattcatgtgaaagtgcaGAGGAAACCCTTGAAAGAATGAAAACGACCGAAGAGTTCCTTAAAAGAGGAGGATTCCAGACGAAACAATGGGTAATGTCTGGAAGCCATGATATGACAGAAGTTCCTAAGATAATTGCTACTGAAGTTGGAAAGGTACTAGGGATGATTTGGGAACCAAAGAAAGATCAATTCTCTTACAAA CCTGATAATGCACTTGGTAACCCCACACTTGTCATTTATGCTGATGCCAGCAATATTGCATACTCTACATGTGCATGCATTCGCTTTGAACTGAAAGATGGCACATTTTCTGCTCAATTACACGAAGCCAAGAGTCAAATTGCTCCCATTCAGCAAATAACTACTCCGAGACTGGAGCTTTCTGCAGCAGTATTGTCTGCTAGGTTACGGAAGGtaacagaaaaagaaacaagttttgTGTTCGATAGG ttttacccatttacCCAACTTGATACTTATATCACTGATATTGAAAAGACAAAAATTCAGGCTCATGCAATAATAGCTAAAGTCACAAAGAAAGACAAAGCCAGTGTTAACGAAATGCACAAATTGAGAATGCAGCGGTTAACCCCACCACATTTTGATGGCAAGATTCGTGATTTTCCCACATTCTGTAAAGACTATGAAAGATTAAATGAAATCAGTATATGA
- the LOC139749283 gene encoding uncharacterized protein, translated as MKRLDARYGNPARLVQSVLNDIKTLKPIPEDNPQKFMDMVSIVERASLDLEKVNLSEEMNTVTMVSHIEKLLPPMQKRESTKILQTLKGKSKMFEELLKYLLKEKQVLEYMNDDISATNPNSKVHVHSVILKSDTDVFTTAITQLHGKQSKMEKYLVNLSKQISMLTGSMSGVESQRPVECGYHGTDTHDITQCTVFQKLNSKEKIDAVYRMGACFLCLQLGHRGRRQCSQKSLCGECGRGHHQILHNCFSKEKGYINSSLSPERGVLLIISSVYGNSRPITTLWDSGSNTSLITDRMAKFMGLKGRSINLAVTKVGNDYHKLETLEYDVPLNDFQGQTHVIKACGISEITSETGQMDMGSVADLLGVQAKNIERPYGKIDLLIGADYCKLFPSVVKTVGNLQLLWGPFGYCTRGSHPRLKVKGVDSAHVLVRINHIAACTVNDLVVESKASVTRRLDDFFSVENLGTCCIPKCGNCKCGKCPLGSNKYCLKEGRELSLITQGLIHDSKTSQWTASYPWIKSPKTLPNNLTACMGRLRPTEKRLAKSGVAYAKEYSDQISDMVERGVARKLTTDQIKDYQGPVHYIPHHEILRPDSKSTPIRIVFNSSAFYMGHVLNDYYAKGPDMLCDLFGILLGFRQSPVAIVGDISKMYNSVLLSEADKMTHRFLWRDMNTIMEPDHYCLKTVTFGDRPSGVIAMTALHKTAEMFKDKYPETPAMIINNSYVDDILHSCESAEEALERMKTTEEILKRGGLQTKQWVMSGSHDITEDSKIIATDVEKVLGMIWEPKKDQFSYKVRINFSTKRKKIRTVPDLTVEEIVQKIPKRLTKRMILSQVASLYHPSGFATPFTIRCKLLMRHLITRKQECKVMSN; from the coding sequence ATGAAAAGGTTGGATGCCAGGTATGGCAATCCAGCAAGACTAGTGCAGTCAGTCTTGAATGACATAAAGACATTAAAACCAATACCCGAGGACAATCCACAGAAATTCATGGATATGgtgagcatagttgagagagcctCTTTAGATTTAGAGAAAGTTAATTTGTCTGAAGAGATGAATACTGTTACTATGGTCAGTCATATAGAAAAGCTTCTCCCGCCAATGCAGAAAAGAGAGTCGACTAAAATTTTGCAAACTCTAAAGGgtaaaagtaaaatgtttgaggagttACTGAAATATTTGTTGAAAGAGAAACAAGTACTAGAATACATGAATGATGACATTAGTGCAACTAACCCTAATAGTAAAGTGCATGTACACTCAGTGATCCTAAAAAGTGACACTGACGTATTCACTACAGCCATAACCCAGCTTCATGGAAAACAAAGCAAAATGGAGAAGTATTTAGTTAATTTATCTAAGCAAATCTCTATGTTAACTGGAAGTATGTCTGGAGTAGAGTCTCAAAGACCAGTTGAATGTGGGTACCATGGCACAGATACACATGATATTACTCAATGTACGGTGTTTCAAAAACTTAACAGCAAGGAGAAGATTGATGCCGTATATAGGATGGGTGCCTGCTTCCTTTGTTTACAGTTAGGTCACAGGGGCCGCCGTCAATGTTCACAGAAATCTTTATGTGGTGAATGTGGGAGAGGCCACCATCAGATTCTCCATAATTGTTTTAGTAAAGAGAAGGGATACATAAACAGCAGTTTGTCACCAGAAAGGGGCGTTTTGTTAATAATAAGTTCAGTTTATGGTAATTCACGACCCATAACTACCCTCTGGGACTCTGGTAGCAATACGTCACTCATAACTGATCGTATGGCAAAATTTATGGGCTTAAAAGGGAGAAGCATAAATTTGGCTGTTACTAAAGTAGGAAATGACTATCACAAATTGGAAACATTGGAATATGATGTTCCTCTTAATGATTTTCAAGGCCAAACTCATGTAATCAAAGCTTGTGGAATCTCAGAAATTACCTCGGAAACAGGACAGATGGATATGGGTAGCGTGGCAGATTTACTAGGAGTACAAGCTAAGAACATTGAACGTCCATATGGCAAAATTGATCTATTGATCGGCGCTGATTACTGCAAATTATTCCCATCTGTGGTTAAAACTGTAGGGAACCTCCAACTATTGTGGGGACCATTTGGATACTGTACTAGAGGTTCGCACCCTAGATTAAAGGTGAAAGGTGTCGACTCTGCTCATGTTCTTGTTAGGATTAATCACATTGCTGCATGTACGGTAAATGATTtagttgttgaatcaaaagccAGTGTTACGAGAAGGCTTGATGACTTCTTCTCTGTAGAAAATCTGGGGACATGTTGCATTCCAAAATGTGGCAACTGCAAATGTGGAAAGTGTCCCCTTGGAAGTAACAAATATTGTCttaaagaaggaagggaattgtCTCTAATAACACAAGGCTTAATACATGACTCAAAAACAAGTCAATGGACAGCGTCCTATCCATGGATAAAATCGCCAAAAACCTTGCCAAATAACCTCACAGCCTGCATGGGCAGACTTAGACCTACAGAAAAGAGATTAGCAAAAAGTGGAGTTGCATATGCAAAGGAATATAGTGATCAGATCAGTGACATGGTGGAGCGAGGTGTAGCTCGAAAATTGACTACAGATCAAATCAAGGACTATCAGGGCCCAGTACACTACATCCCtcatcatgaaatattaagaccagactctaaatccactcccatcagAATAGTGTTTAATTCCTCTGCCTTCTACATGGGACACGTCTTGAATGACTATTATGCCAAGGGGCCTGATATGCTGTGTGATCTTTTTGGCATACTGCTTGGGTTTCGTCAGAGTCCGGTAGCAATTGTGGGAGATATAAGCAAAATGTATAATTCCGTACTCCTCTCTGAAGCGGATAAAATGACTCACCGGTTCTTGTGGCGAGATATGAACACTATCATGGAGCCTGACCATTATTGTTTAAAGACGGTAACTTTCGGTGACAGACCCAGTGGAGTGATTGCCATGACAGCCCTCCATAAAACTGCCGAAATGTTCAAAGACAAGTACCCGGAAACACCTGCCATGATCATTAATAACTCGTATGTGGATGACAttcttcattcatgtgaaagtgcaGAGGAAGCCCTTGAAAGAATGAAAACGACCGAAGAGATCCTTAAAAGAGGAGGACTGCAGACGAAACAATGGGTAATGTCTGGAAGCCATGATATTACAGAAGATTCTAAGATAATTGCCACTGATGTTGAAAAGGTACTAGGGATGATTTGGGAACCAAAGAAAGATCAATTCTCTTACAAAGTAAGGATTAACTTTTCTACAAAACGCAAGAAGATCCGCACTGTTCCTGACCTAACAGtagaggaaatagtgcaaaagatACCCAAAcgactgacaaaaaggatgatCCTAAGTCAAGTGGCGTCACTATACCACCCTTCAGGCTTTGCTACACCTTTCACGATACGATGTAAGCTATTAATGAGACATCTCATCACACGAAAACAAGAATGCAAAGTGATGAGCAACTAG